One genomic segment of Brassica napus cultivar Da-Ae chromosome A3, Da-Ae, whole genome shotgun sequence includes these proteins:
- the LOC111215098 gene encoding uncharacterized protein LOC111215098, which produces MCDSHFLSRCSSYEADFDSDSDISTSSSCSSYSESEEEINNVFSYELSTKKLENKKKKKSNVLLEGYVLDAVVNDDLKRTKSLTDDDLEELKGCVDLGFGFNYEEIPELCNTLPALELCYSMSQKFMDQDHHHTSSPEKIESPVSSLASWKISSPGDNPDDVKARLRFWAQAVACTVRLCT; this is translated from the exons ATGTGCGACTCACACTTCCTCTCTCGCTGTTCATCATACGAGGCAGACTTTGATTCTGACTCAGACATCTCTACCTCAAGCTCATGCTCCTCGTACAGTGAATCTGAGGAAGAGATCAACAATGTCTTCAGTTATGAGCTATCAACAAAGAAGTtggagaataagaagaagaagaagagcaatgTGTTGCTTGAAGGGTACGTTCTTGATGCGGTGGTGAATGATGATCTGAAGAGGACCAAGAGTTTAACAGACGACGATCTAGAGGAGCTTAAAGGTTGTGTAGATCTTGGTTTCGGGTTCAACTACGAGGAGATTCCTGAGCTTTGTAATACTTTACCTGCTCTTGAGCTTTGTTACTCGATGAGTCAGAAGTTCATGGATCAAGATCATCACCATACTTCTTCGCCTGAGAAGATTGAATCACCCGTTAGCTCGCTAGCTAGCTGGAAGATCTCTAGTCCTG GCGACAATCCTGATGATGTCAAAGCGAGGTTGAGATTCTGGGCACAAGCTGTGGCATGCACCGTGAGACTATGCACTTGA
- the LOC111198514 gene encoding probable glutathione peroxidase 3, mitochondrial, translated as MPRSRTCVLILLLPLAFVFYLYMSLPSPAIVDQSSYSSIYHISVKDIEGNNVSLSKFTGKVLLIVNVASKCGLTQGNYKELNILYAKYKTKGLEILAFPCNQFGGQEPGSNKEIKENICTTFKGEFPIFDKIEVNGENASPLYKFLKEQKGGLFGDSIKWNFAKFLVDKQGNVVDRYAPTTSPLEIEKDIEKLLASA; from the exons ATGCCTAGATCAAGAACTTGTGTCTTAATTCTCTTATTGCCTCTAGCCTTTGTCTTCTACCTGTACATGTCCCTGCCTTCTCCAGCTATTGTCGACCAATCATCATACAGCTCCATCTACCACATCTCTGTTAAG GACATTGAAGGGAATAATGTGAGTTTAAGCAAGTTCACTGGAAAGGTGCTTCTTATTGTCAACGTAGCCTCTAAGTG TGGTTTAACACAAGGAAACTACAAAGAGCTGAACATTTTGTATGCCAAGTACAAAACCAAGG GGCTTGAGATCTTAGCGTTTCCGTGCAACCAATTTGGAGGTCAAGAGCCAGGTAGCAACAAGGAGATTAAGGAAAACATTTGCACAACCTTCAAAGGAGAGTTTCCCATCTTTGACAAG ATTGAAGTGAATGGAGAGAATGCTTCACCTCTATACAAGTTCTTAAAAGAACAGAAAGGCGGATTGTTTGGGGATTCTATCAAGTGGAACTTCGCAAAGTTTCTTGTAGACAAACAAGGGAATGTTGTGGATCGATATGCTCCTACAACATCACCTCTTGAGATTGAG AAGGACATAGAGAAGCTGTTGGCATCTGCttga
- the LOC111215097 gene encoding biotin synthase, mitochondrial — protein sequence MMLARFTFRSQLRASVSFRQSASCCSPYSSSSAALAEAERTIREGPRNDWSRDEIKAVYDSPVVDLLFHGAQVHRHVHNFREVQQCTLLSIKTGGCSEDCSYCPQSSRYSTGVKAQKLMSKDAVIDAAKKAKEAGSTRFCMGAAWRDTIGRKTNFNQILDYIKEIRGMGMEVCCTLGMIEKQQALELKKAGLTAYNHNLDTSREYYPNVITTRSYDDRLETLEHVREAGINVCSGGIIGLGEAEEDRVGLLHTLATLPSHPESVPINALLAVKGTPLEDQKPVEIWEMIRMIGTARIVMPKAMVRLSAGRVRFTMPEQALCFLAGANSIFTGEKLLTTPNNDFDADQLMFKTLGLIPKPPSFSEDDSESENCEKVASASH from the exons atgaTGCTTGCTCGATTTACATTTCGATCTCAGCTGAGGGCTTCTGTCTCATTTCGTCAATCTGCTTCTTGCTGTTCTCCTTACTCGTCTTCATCAGCAGCCTTAGCTGAAGCTGAAAGGACGATTCGGGAAGGTCCGAGGAATGACTGGAGTAGAGATGAAATCAAGGCTGTTTATGATTCTCCTGTTGTTGACCTCCTCTTCCATGGC GCTCAGGTTCATAGACATGTTCATAACTTCAGGGAAGTGCAGCAGTGTACTCTCCTCTCTATAAAGACTGGTGGTTGCAGTGAGGACTGTTCGTATTGTCCTCAGTCCTCCAGATATAGCACTGGAGTCAAGGCCCAAAAACTCATGTCCAAGGACGCTGTCATTGACGCAGCAAAGAAG GCAAAAGAAGCTGGTAGCACACGTTTTTGCATGGGTGCTGCCTGGAGAGATACCATAGGACGGAAAACCAATTTCAACCAGATACTTGACTACATCAAAGAGATAAG GGGCATGGGGATGGAGGTTTGCTGCACATTGGGCATGATTGAGAAGCAGCAAGCGTTAGAGCTAAAGAAGGCCGGCCTCACTGCTTATAACCACAATCTTGATACTTCAAGAGAGTACTACCCAAACGTCATCACTACTAGAAGCTACGACGACCGCCTTGAAACTCTTGAGCATGTTCGTGAAGCTGGAATCAATGTCTGTTCAG GAGGAATCATAGGGCTTGGAGAGGCAGAGGAGGACAGAGTAGGATTATTGCACACGCTGGCAACACTTCCTTCTCACCCTGAGAGTGTTCCTATCAATGCTCTTCTTGCAGTGAAAGGCACTCCTCTTGAAGACCAGAAG CCGGTTGAGATATGGGAGATGATCAGGATGATTGGAACGGCAAGAATTGTGATGCCAAAAGCAATGGTGAGGTTATCTGCTGGCAGAGTCCGGTTCACAATGCCAGAGCAAGCCTTGTGTTTTCTTGCTGGTGCAAACTCTATCTTCACTGGGGAGAAGCTGTTAACAACACCAAACAATGACTTTGACGCCGACCAACTCATGTTCAAGACGCTAGGACTCATTCCTAAACCCCCAAGCTTCTCCGAAGATGATTCTGAATCAGAAAATTGCGAGAAAGTTGCTTCTGCTTCTCACTAA
- the LOC111215096 gene encoding U11/U12 small nuclear ribonucleoprotein 35 kDa protein isoform X2: MSGGGNNVVNKVFYATSYHPIQAGSIDGTDVAPHDNGVRRALLCYNAGLYDPFGDSKAAGDPYCTLFVGRISHLTTEDTLREAMSKHGKVKSLRLVRHIVTGASRGYAFVEYETEKEMRRAYEDAHHSFIDGREIIVDYNRQQLMPGWIPRRLGGGLGGRKESGQLRFGGRERPFRAPLYHHHRGEKGVCPIERKDIIGKKRGALSREKGLITVTGKARGLIEDTTKTKRSVPE; this comes from the exons ATGAGCGGCGGAGGAAACAACGTCGTGAACAAAGTGTTCTACGCGACGTCGTATCATCCTATCCAAGCCGGAAGTATAGACGGAACCGACGTTGCGCCGCATGATAACGGCGTCCGTCGAGCTCTCCTCTGTTACAACGCCGGTCtat ATGATCCCTTTGGCGATTCGAAAGCTGCCGGAGATCCTTACTGTACCTTATTCGTGGGTCGAATCTCTCATCTTACTACAGAGGATACTCTTCGTGAG GCTATGAGTAAACATGGCAAAGTTAAGAGCTTGCGTTTGGTCAGACACATTG TGACGGGTGCATCACGAGGATATGCTTTTGTGGAGTATGAGACTGAAAAGGAGATGCGTCGTGCTTACGAG GATGCTCATCATTCGTTCATTGATGGTAGAGAGATTATTGTTGATTATAATAGGCAGCAACTGATGCCTGGATGGATACCAAGACGATTAG GAGGGGGACTTGGTGGTAGGAAAGAGTCTGGACAACTTCGTTTTGGAGGACGAGAAAGACCATTCCGTGCTCCCTT ATACCATCACCACCGAGGAGAAAAGGGAGTGTGTCCGATAGAGAGGAAGGATATTATAGGGAAGAAGAGAGGAGCCCTGTCAAGAGAGAAGGGTCTTATCACGGTCACAGGGAAAGCGAGAGGGCTCATAGAAGACACAACAAAGACAAAGAGGAGCGTTCCAGAGTAG
- the LOC111215096 gene encoding U11/U12 small nuclear ribonucleoprotein 35 kDa protein isoform X1, whose protein sequence is MSGGGNNVVNKVFYATSYHPIQAGSIDGTDVAPHDNGVRRALLCYNAGLYDPFGDSKAAGDPYCTLFVGRISHLTTEDTLREAMSKHGKVKSLRLVRHIVTGASRGYAFVEYETEKEMRRAYEDAHHSFIDGREIIVDYNRQQLMPGWIPRRLGGGLGGRKESGQLRFGGRERPFRAPLRPIPHEDLKKLGIQLPPEGRYMSRTQIPSPPRRKGSVSDREEGYYREEERSPVKREGSYHGHRESERAHRRHNKDKEERSRVESRSDRKERSRGREDRYGDKEDVSGSRRSNHGEERPHKRHKHRRLRHHRRSSSRDHHSSD, encoded by the exons ATGAGCGGCGGAGGAAACAACGTCGTGAACAAAGTGTTCTACGCGACGTCGTATCATCCTATCCAAGCCGGAAGTATAGACGGAACCGACGTTGCGCCGCATGATAACGGCGTCCGTCGAGCTCTCCTCTGTTACAACGCCGGTCtat ATGATCCCTTTGGCGATTCGAAAGCTGCCGGAGATCCTTACTGTACCTTATTCGTGGGTCGAATCTCTCATCTTACTACAGAGGATACTCTTCGTGAG GCTATGAGTAAACATGGCAAAGTTAAGAGCTTGCGTTTGGTCAGACACATTG TGACGGGTGCATCACGAGGATATGCTTTTGTGGAGTATGAGACTGAAAAGGAGATGCGTCGTGCTTACGAG GATGCTCATCATTCGTTCATTGATGGTAGAGAGATTATTGTTGATTATAATAGGCAGCAACTGATGCCTGGATGGATACCAAGACGATTAG GAGGGGGACTTGGTGGTAGGAAAGAGTCTGGACAACTTCGTTTTGGAGGACGAGAAAGACCATTCCGTGCTCCCTT GCGGCCAATCCCTCATGAAGATTTGAAGAAGCTTGGGATTCAGCTTCCACCAGAGGGAAGATACATGTCACGTACCCAG ATACCATCACCACCGAGGAGAAAAGGGAGTGTGTCCGATAGAGAGGAAGGATATTATAGGGAAGAAGAGAGGAGCCCTGTCAAGAGAGAAGGGTCTTATCACGGTCACAGGGAAAGCGAGAGGGCTCATAGAAGACACAACAAAGACAAAGAGGAGCGTTCCAGAGTAGAGTCTCGGTCTGACAGAAAAGAGAGGTCACGAGGGAGAGAAGATCGATATGGTGATAAGGAAGATGTTTCTGGCAGCAGAAGATCAAACCATGGAGAAGAACGTCCTCACAAACGTCATAAACACAGGCGTCTCCGTCATCATAGGAGGTCTTCTAGCCGGGATCATCATTCTTCTGATTGA
- the LOC111215095 gene encoding uncharacterized protein LOC111215095, with protein sequence MAFERKTAILSIAIILMIIAVTATEADGQFNIRRSLNDFGGACCNVFIHTCCFPHH encoded by the coding sequence ATGGCGTTTGAAAGGAAAACTGCGATTTTGTCAATCGCTATAATTTTAATGATCATAGCAGTGACCGCAACAGAAGCTGATGGCCAATTTAATATCCGAAGGAGCTTAAATGATTTTGGTGGAGCTTGCTGCAATGTGTTCATTCATACATGTTGTTTTCCTCATCATTAA
- the LOC111197781 gene encoding hydroxyacylglutathione hydrolase 1, mitochondrial isoform X2 — MWLFSMPLKTLRGARKTLKVTHFCSISNMPSSLKIELVSCSKDSYAYLLHDEDTGTVGVVDPSEAAPVIDALSRKNWNLTYILNTHHHDDHIAGNAELKARYGAKVIGSAVDKDRIPGIDILLKDSDKWMFAGHEVRVIDTPGHTQGHISFYFPGSATIFTGDLIHSLSCGTLSEGTPEQMLSSLQKIVSLPDDTNIYCGRENTAGNIKFALSIEPKNETLHSYATRVAHLRSQGLPSIPTTVKVEKACNPFLRTFSKEIRRSLSIPDSANEAEALRCIHRARDRF; from the exons ATGTGGTTATTCTCCATGCCCCTCAAAACTCTTCGTGGAGCTAGAAAAACGCTTAAAGTTACTCACTTTTGTAGCATCTCCAACATGCCCTCTTCTTTAAAAATCGAACTG GTGTCATGTAGTAAGGACAGCTATGCGTATCTTTTGCACGATGAAGACACTGGGACGGTTGGAGTCGTTGATCCTTCTGAGGCTGCGCCTGTTATTGATGCCTTGAGCAGGAAGAATTGGAACTTAACTTATATATTGAATACTCATCATCATGACGATCACATAGCGGGGAATGCTGAGCTGAAAGCTAGGTATGGCGCAAAG GTGATTGGCTCAGCTGTGGATAAGGATCGGATTCCTGGAATTGACATACTTCTCAAGGATAGTGATAAGTGGATGTTTGCTGGGCATGAGGTTCGGGTAATTGACACTCCTGGTCACACACAAG GCCATATTAGCTTTTACTTTCCCGGGTCAGCCACAATATTCACAGGAGACCTGATACATAGCTTATCTTGTGGTACCCTCTCAGAAGGAACCCCCGAGCAG ATGCTTTCATCACTCCAAAAGATCGTGTCTTTACCAgatgatacaaatatatattgcGGTCGCGAAAACACAGCA GGCAATATCAAGTTTGCACTATCTATAGAACCAAAGAATGAAACTCTTCACTCTTATGCAACCCGAGTCGCCCATCTTCGCAGCCAGGGACTCCCTTCG ATTCCAACGACTGTTAAGGTAGAGAAAGCGTGTAACCCGTTTCTCAGAACATTCAGCAAAGAAATCCGTAGATCTTTAAGCATTCCAGACTCGGCAAACGAAGCCGAAGCACTGCGTTGTATTCACAGAGCCAGAGATCGTTTCTAA
- the LOC111197781 gene encoding hydroxyacylglutathione hydrolase 1, mitochondrial isoform X1, translating to MISKASSSTSTNSSIPSSSRIGGQLCVWPGLRHICLRKSLLYGVMWLFSMPLKTLRGARKTLKVTHFCSISNMPSSLKIELVSCSKDSYAYLLHDEDTGTVGVVDPSEAAPVIDALSRKNWNLTYILNTHHHDDHIAGNAELKARYGAKVIGSAVDKDRIPGIDILLKDSDKWMFAGHEVRVIDTPGHTQGHISFYFPGSATIFTGDLIHSLSCGTLSEGTPEQMLSSLQKIVSLPDDTNIYCGRENTAGNIKFALSIEPKNETLHSYATRVAHLRSQGLPSIPTTVKVEKACNPFLRTFSKEIRRSLSIPDSANEAEALRCIHRARDRF from the exons ATGATCTCCAAAGCTTCTTCATCTACCTCCACCAATTCGTcgattccttcttcttctagG attggaggtcagctttgtgTGTGGCCTGGATTGAGACATATTTGCCTCAGGAAAAGCTTGTTATACGGAGTTATGTGGTTATTCTCCATGCCCCTCAAAACTCTTCGTGGAGCTAGAAAAACGCTTAAAGTTACTCACTTTTGTAGCATCTCCAACATGCCCTCTTCTTTAAAAATCGAACTG GTGTCATGTAGTAAGGACAGCTATGCGTATCTTTTGCACGATGAAGACACTGGGACGGTTGGAGTCGTTGATCCTTCTGAGGCTGCGCCTGTTATTGATGCCTTGAGCAGGAAGAATTGGAACTTAACTTATATATTGAATACTCATCATCATGACGATCACATAGCGGGGAATGCTGAGCTGAAAGCTAGGTATGGCGCAAAG GTGATTGGCTCAGCTGTGGATAAGGATCGGATTCCTGGAATTGACATACTTCTCAAGGATAGTGATAAGTGGATGTTTGCTGGGCATGAGGTTCGGGTAATTGACACTCCTGGTCACACACAAG GCCATATTAGCTTTTACTTTCCCGGGTCAGCCACAATATTCACAGGAGACCTGATACATAGCTTATCTTGTGGTACCCTCTCAGAAGGAACCCCCGAGCAG ATGCTTTCATCACTCCAAAAGATCGTGTCTTTACCAgatgatacaaatatatattgcGGTCGCGAAAACACAGCA GGCAATATCAAGTTTGCACTATCTATAGAACCAAAGAATGAAACTCTTCACTCTTATGCAACCCGAGTCGCCCATCTTCGCAGCCAGGGACTCCCTTCG ATTCCAACGACTGTTAAGGTAGAGAAAGCGTGTAACCCGTTTCTCAGAACATTCAGCAAAGAAATCCGTAGATCTTTAAGCATTCCAGACTCGGCAAACGAAGCCGAAGCACTGCGTTGTATTCACAGAGCCAGAGATCGTTTCTAA
- the LOC106385486 gene encoding 60S ribosomal protein L38: protein MPKQIHEIKDFLLTARRKDARSVKIKRSKDIVKFKVRCSKYLYTLCVFDQEKADKLKQSLPPGLSVQDL from the exons ATG CCTAAGCAAATCCATGAGATCAAGGACTTCCTTCTTACAGCAAGAAGGAAAGATGCTCGGTCTGTGAAGATCAAGAGAAGCAAGGACATTGTCAAGTTCAAGGTCAGATGCTCTAAGTACCTCTACACGCTCTGCGTGTTTGATCAAGAGAAAGCCGACAAGCTTAAGCAGTCTCTTCCTCCag GTTTGAGTGTGCAAGACCTTTGA
- the LOC106384010 gene encoding uncharacterized protein LOC106384010, producing MVMHFWCEFLVCSMANHSWLSGDWNHPNAYFRNSIMSPESSEMRHHSGSTMYWSSEEQAILEDGLARYSSEPSISRYAKIALELQNKKTIRDVATRCRWMHTKENNKRRKEDHNMSGRARVDNKEIVDMVVASNSATHMFASSHLLREEDGINSELLKQNQQLLSQISANLTNCNQISTNVTSLRLTENLTLFCKSRDNIRKLLTNLSENAPEQMKHMPPWPEKLRDDHDQLLDSILPPSHQQ from the exons ATGGTTATGCATTTTTGGTGTGAATTTTTGGTGTGTTCAATGGCGAATCATTCATGGTTAAGCGGCGATTGGAATCACCCGAATGCGTACTTCAGAAACTCCATAATGTCGCCTGAAAGCTCAGAGATGAGACACCACTCGGGATCTACCATGTATTGGAGCTCCGAAGAACAAGCAATTCTCGAAGATGGTCTTGCTAG ATATTCGTCGGAACCGAGTATTTCACGTTACGCGAAAATAGCGTTAGAGCTTCAGAACAAGAAGACCATTAGAGACGTAGCTACGCGTTGCAGATGGATGCAT ACGAAAGAAAATaacaagagaagaaaagaagaccACAATATGTCGGGAAGAGCCAGGGTTGACAATAAG GAGATTGTTGATATGGTGGTGGCTTCAAACTCAGCTACACATATGTTTGCATCATCACATCTTCTTAGAGAAGAAGATG GGATCAATAGTGAGCTTCTTAAACAGAATCAACAACTCCTCAGTCAGATTTCTGCAAATCTCACAAATTGCAATCAGATTTCTACAAATGTCACATCCTTGAGG ttaACAGAAAACTTGACTCTCTTTTGCAAGAGCAGAGACAACATCAGGAAACTTCTCACAAA TTTGAGTGAGAATGCCCCGGAGCAGATGAAGCATATGCCACCATGGCCGGAGAAATTGAGAGATGATCATGATCAGCTACTTGATTCAATCCTTCCTCCCTCACATCAACAATGA